The proteins below come from a single Afipia sp. P52-10 genomic window:
- a CDS encoding pyridoxamine 5'-phosphate oxidase family protein: MLTHEMKRLIGEQPLGFLATVTTDGRPSVSPKGTFTVLDDATIAFGEIRSPGSIRNLQTNSQAEVNFVDVFTRKGCRISGTAKIVARGEAEFDTLLARLNTALAPRIRAIVVIAVTKASPLSSPSYDDGVSEESLRKAWTARFRRLQPGEKWAE; the protein is encoded by the coding sequence ATGCTGACGCATGAGATGAAACGCCTGATCGGCGAGCAGCCGCTCGGGTTTCTCGCCACCGTAACCACGGACGGCCGGCCCAGCGTGTCGCCGAAGGGCACCTTCACCGTGCTTGACGACGCCACCATCGCCTTCGGCGAAATCCGTTCGCCCGGAAGCATCCGCAATCTGCAAACCAATTCGCAGGCGGAGGTGAACTTCGTCGACGTGTTCACGCGCAAGGGCTGCCGCATCAGCGGCACGGCAAAAATCGTCGCGCGCGGGGAGGCGGAGTTCGACACGCTGCTGGCAAGGCTCAACACCGCGCTGGCGCCGCGCATCCGCGCCATCGTCGTCATCGCTGTGACGAAGGCATCGCCGTTGTCATCGCCGAGCTATGACGACGGCGTGAGCGAGGAGAGTTTGCGTAAAGCCTGGACGGCGCGGTTCAGGAGATTGCAGCCGGGCGAGAAGTGGGCGGAATAA
- a CDS encoding GFA family protein, which produces MAESESGGRVHEGGCLCGAVRFSVAGAPLNVRICHCRFCQKAHGAPFLARAVFDQRVVRLQGPIGRYPSSPALDRLFCQQCGTRIGAWRVNGSVIGLALALFDDRDTFTPTEHVWISSKLPWLAIDDGLPQYREGVPQPDVMPLSAPVLDVQPVTCD; this is translated from the coding sequence ATGGCGGAGAGCGAGAGCGGTGGTCGCGTCCACGAAGGCGGCTGCCTGTGCGGCGCGGTTCGGTTCAGCGTCGCCGGCGCGCCGCTGAACGTGCGCATCTGTCATTGCCGATTCTGCCAGAAGGCGCATGGCGCGCCATTCCTCGCCCGCGCGGTGTTCGACCAGCGCGTCGTCCGCTTGCAGGGGCCCATTGGCCGCTATCCGTCGTCGCCAGCGCTCGATCGCCTGTTTTGCCAGCAATGTGGCACCCGCATCGGCGCCTGGCGCGTGAACGGCAGCGTGATCGGCCTCGCCCTTGCCCTATTCGATGATCGCGATACGTTTACGCCGACCGAGCACGTCTGGATCAGTTCAAAGCTGCCGTGGCTGGCCATCGACGATGGCCTGCCACAATATCGCGAGGGCGTGCCGCAGCCAGACGTAATGCCCCTGTCCGCGCCCGTATTGGACGTGCAGCCTGTGACCTGCGACTGA